The Dasypus novemcinctus isolate mDasNov1 chromosome 11, mDasNov1.1.hap2, whole genome shotgun sequence DNA window TGATCAGGGTTCTCTTGAATTTCTATGCATTcaatttcctctctctcctttcgtTTGGCacgtttctttttcttgtggtgCTTTTTGGAAGGGGGGAAAAAGGTTAGGAACACAGGTAAAATAACAAAACAGTGCAGAAGTGTGCAACCCCCAGTGAGCAGCAAGCATTTGAACAGTGTGAAGGTCAGGTTTGAAGGCACAAATAGGAGGGGGACCAACCCAATAAGAAAAGAAGTAACATTTTGCAAAATGGCTGTTCCATGCTCTTGCAGGGAGCTTTTTATACATTGTGTTCTGGTGTGCTCAGTTGCTAATACAAATGTGTAAAGCAGTGGTGCACAGTGGTCAATGGCGAAATTTAAAGTGTAGATAAGGCACAAGATAGAAATGCAATCCATGTCGACATTCCATAATGTCATTAAGCCCAGAACGCCCAGCTCAATTGAGGTGACGCTAAGAATTAGCCAGAAGTTTCCCAGAGGGTGGATGACGAGAAAAAAAGTCAGGACCAACACCAGGAGAACACCAAAGCCTGCAATCAGAACAGGCACTGTGACAGACAAGCCATAGTGGTCCATGAAAACAAAAGAGGGGTTGAACACGATGAATCGGATGCTCTTTGAGAGGGATAGAGGCCTCAGCTTTTCCAACACTTCCAtgatttccttctgcttgtctcTGCTAGTCCTGGCCACCAGATACAAGCGAGAAGCAATGATGTTGTTTTCATCCCCTGCCTTGGAAAAGATGATATCATTCCGAAAATGCTGGAATtctggcttttttaaaaaagagctttgCAGGACACTGATGAAGTCACTCTTGTTATTGGCACTGATGTTGCTGACTTTCAGGAACTGATAATATTGCTCCATCCAGGACACTGCAGTGAACCCACTGCAGAGCTTCCGTAGGTCCTCCTGGACGCTGCTGTTCCAGTACTCAAGGGGCTCATAGATGTAGAAGCCTATCACAGGGCTGTAGTTGCTGAAATATTTTTGCTGAACCATGGCATAGGAAACACTTGGAGAATCACTGGCTAGTAGATTGATGATGTTGGCTCCATCACTGATCTGCAAACATCCCATAAAGGAGAAGGACGCATAAATGAGATAAAGGATGACTACAAATGGCTTCACATAGATATTGGTAATCCATTCATTGTAATGTTCACGGAGAAAGTGCTGTATAAAGTGGTGCTGGTAGGGGTTCGTCTCATGATGGGAGGTCTGTTGGTGCCCATCACTCATCACTGCCTGGAACCACACAGGTTTGCGGTCCAGGTACTCTGCAGAAGGGATCTTACAGCAAAAGATGCTGTGGTAGCGGTTTTGCTCAAGTTGGCCAGCAAAGACCAGACAGGAGccaaagaaggagaaaatgtAGAAGTAGTTCAACAGAATGGAGACACACATGTTCTGACAGAAGACCTTCACAGCCTCTATATTTGTGAATGGGCTGGCACCCATGCCAAAGGTGATGAAGTATAGGGAGCTGGTCATGGTATAGGTGACCATCACATCAGAATAGGCATCTGCTACCCTATCTTTGAAGGGTAAATTCTCTCTGGTTCTCCGCCATCCAGACAGAAGCTCAAATACTCCTTTTGTTCCATGACCTagtgttaaaaaaagaagaacaatatatatatatatatatatttagtttcttgCTTTGATTAAGTGAATTTTTGCCAAATAGTACTTTATATTCTAAACTTCAAAGTGCTATGGACCCTCTGTCAGGCCACAAAATTTGAGTTCCGCAACAGGATATATTTGGTACCTATTTCCAGTTTATCTAGGTTCAAATTTATTGGTTTTCTAGGCTAAAGGAAACATTTATTGTCTGTTCTATTAATTAGACAAGTTGTGTCCATAATGTTATTAATACATTATTGAGTGATTTTCCCCACTGCATTCATATTGACTTCCCACATGGACCACAAATTGTTGAGGGCAGGAGCTGTTATTTGTGCATCTTCACATTCTCCTCAACATCAATTCAAGTGCTTGGTCAACTGATTGATTGATAATCCCTAACCCCCACTTCAAGCTGATTTATATACTGATTTAGGAaattacaatattattttaaagacttaaatatgGATTTAAATTGATTTTACAATATTGATAATCTGCTTGGTGGCCAAATGGCTTAGAAATCAATTCCTATAGATTTGATTAATGAACATTGGgattgaataaagaaaaaagttgcCAGGCTGCATAAAAGACAGGGCAAGACCTTGAAAATGAGAGTTTTATGGCAAGAACTTTCTTCCTCTGGGCTCTTCACAGGGTCTTTTTTCATACAATGCAAATGCTTGCTAAATGTTATGATTGCCTCATTAAAGTGGATGAAGatgtatatccaggggacctgaatctctggactgaccatgtgatagccaggccctgagcctcaacagactggcaactcctatactctgttttattggacttaccctactcagctaacatggaggtgaagaaggtcaaccaccacaccagggagccaagagtgcctacaactgaaagcaggaggattgcatccagcatccatgtgaaatctaagccccctcttgatatagatgtggagtggacacaaccattctaaggtccataggatggaagaatagagtatggattagagtggacttactgatattctattcatgaacaattgtgattagtaatcgaagaaaatgtggcatttggtttggagaaagtggccatggtggctgctgggtagggagtgggaggaagagatgtgatgtgggggcattttcaggacttggagttgtcctgggtggtgctgcagggacagttaccggacattgtatgccctcccatggcccactgggtggactgtgggagagtgtgggctatgatgtggaccattgaccatgaggtgcagcggtgctcagagaagtattcaccaaatgcaatgaatgtctcatgatgattgaggaggttgttgttatggggggaggattggggtgagggggggtggggggtatatggggacctcatatttttttaatgtaacattaaaaaataaataaagaccaaaaaaagcaaaaaaaatgataaggaaggttgttgatgtgggagaagtgggggtgtggggtgtggggtatatgtgggaacctcttatatttcttaaagtaacttttttgtggatttatgtatctttaaaaaagacaatttaattagaaaatatgtaaatagaaataaataaagcgTGGAAAAAATAAAGTGGATGAAGAGTGCTTCTTTCTATTGATTTCTGTACACTCTTAGATAAGGGTAAGTAGGCAAAAATATCCAGGAAATATTAattgagcatttattatgtgGCAGACTCTGTTAGGTACTGGGCTATTTCCAGGAACTGAACAGCTGTTAAGATACCACCACTTGCTCCCTTGATAGGTAGAGCAGAAAaagaagcaattttttttttaaataaaagaaaaactattatACCATATCTGCACTTTCCCTTTTTTACGCTTCCCTAAATCGACTCTGTCAGTTGTCACCCACAACACATCAGGGTAACTTTGTAAGTGAGTGGAGACCTTCATAGAGCACTCTTGCCCTTGCAAGCATAACAATACTACACAGGAGCCTTTTCTGTGAATGGATACAAGCTGTGTTTGGGCTGATCTCCAAGAGATCCATTAGACCAAGATATAGCTTAAAGGCACAGAATGACCTAGTttgaaaaatcctgaaaaatggaCTTTATGTGGCACCTAGATATAAGAGTTATGTGTTAGAGATCTAATTCACTTAATGATGCATTAACGAACATATAATAATACCTGGGGCCTCCCTACAATCACTCTGAATTTATGCTGTGAAAGCAGCAACATGCACATTTAACAAGTTTATTTCCCAACTTCCTTTCAGCCACACGTAGCACATGTGACACCGTTCTGATCAATACAATGTAATCAGAAGTCATCTAAATGCCAGTTAGTAAAACTGAAGGAACCTTGTGCTAAATGACATCACGGAGCTACCAATAAGAGCCCTGGCTCCTGTACTCTGGAattctctttaaagtaagaaaacCAAATCTTCATTTGACTAAGCCACTATGAATGTCTACTATATGCAGCTGAACCTATTCCTAATTGAAAAATTCAGTTTTGTAGGTAAGTTTACATTTATCAAAACCTGTtttgggaagtgggtgtggctcaggtgattgggtttctgcctaccacatgggagatcctgggtttgttTTCTGGTGCCCGAACTGGTGCAGTGGGTGGGCCCGGTGACCTGATGCATCAAGGTGGTGCAATAAAAGAGACCcagagaggaaacacaatgagagacacaacaaaccagggtgctgaggtggctcaggtgactgagcacttctcttccacatgggaaatcctaggttcggttcccagtgcctcctaaagagaagacaagcagacacagagcgcacacagcaaatggacacagagagtagacagcaaggacaaacaaggagggggtggggtgggataaataaataaaataaacctttaaacaAACCTGTTTCATGGGGTCTAAATTTAATTATAGTATATACAGATTTTAATGTATATGACCCTAATCTTTAACTGTTAAGATACATTGGTCAATATATTTTGGTAATTATTCTTAATTATTAATTGTTATTGAAGGGAGCTAGGCATTGGTGTTCTTATGCCAAATGTAAATCCCATTTATTTTCCATAGTTCTCCTTTCTGGGTCTCTAGTCAAGAAGGATGTGATTATCGTAGGAGTCTCTTATGAATAGCATCATGAAATTTGAATTTAGGTAAAAGGCaaggttattattttttttggttctaatttttccttctttcatttaatcACTAGCTCAACATACATGTGCAATTAAATTAAGTGTAATGATACTTAACAAACAACAGTGATTGCTCATATCTAACTTTGGCAAAATTTCTTAATCAAATAGAATCCTCACTGTCTAATTCTCTTGACTAAAATTTATTAGGATAATGGTTAGggtaattaaaaaaattctttaattgGAGCACCTCTCCTCAGAAATGAGGTCTCTTGCTATCTTTGTAGTCACTAGAGGAGAAGGCTACATGGCACCATGGCTAAATTTGGCTTGCCTTTGCTAACGGTCACTTTTATGGAACATTAGCACACAATGTAGGCCAGGTTTTTCTTTATATAGTATAAAGGTCTGTAAATGTGGGAAGATGATATTAAACCATATTAGGTCAAGTAACCACTTTAGACTGATAGAGATTGAATTCCAAAGTTTGTTTGGAAATGACATGGTTTACTCATAGGTTTAGATGTTTTACAGGGAATTCCTATTGATACACACCCCATTTGATTCTCACCATAATCTGGCCACATCAAAGCAGTTCAAGTTTATTACAAGCTACAGTTAGGTAGTTTATCACTGTCTTATGAACTTGCCATGCCTGATCTTCTTAGCTTTGCTCATGCTAATTTCTTCTGCTGTACAATAccttccttttcattgctgattATATTAGAATTCTGTGGTCTGATAAGATTTAGCTCAATTCTCATCTTTTCCATGAAGCCTTATCTGACCATTTCTGATATATGGATTTTTTCCTTGATCCTTAAACTATTTAAGTAACTTATTTTAGCCCTCAATTACATGCTATTTTGCTATGGAACAAAATGATTTTCTCAGAATATGTTCTATCTCTTTGGTTAGATTGCAAATTCTTCAAGGTCAGGGAATGCATTTTATGTTACTTTTATACTCTGCAGAACATCTGGCAAAATGATAGCTATTCAGAAGATGCCCACTAACTTCTTATTGAATTAAAACAACTTCagtgattgatttttaaatagtTCCACAAAAacgtatcctttttaaaaaacatttaataaattgtttatttgtaaattaataaatatgttaTACAGAGCCTAAAAGTTTAGACAATCAAGActacattatgggagtcccatatattgtatacatgaattactgtgatcgaaaacttttttgaaggcaaaattaaaaattagaaaaaatttttttaaaggaatagatgtagacactgaggatgaaatgaaaggaagtgccttgacactgtacatacaggcaacacctattacagtgatgaaaggcgaaatgttaaaaacaaatctttataatattgttcatttttattaatataccaatttatttttattttaccttagtatttctaaattatatgtatacttctaatctttaaacttatcactatatttcattttcctattaattgaatttggcaatatattaggcttcattgttgaaggagttttgaaccacagagaggttcaaatatggcaagggaggaacactggtgtggggtgttattgatgggagggcacatggttgggagggagttctccagggcatgtacatagggggcataaaaatgtttggctaacagttacaaatgacaattgagggagtgctgagttcctaaccaggggagctctatcatgttcctcaatggaagagcaacaatccaccaagtgcaacggcaaagaacAACAAACAgggattttccaacaatgagcccttgatactgatgactatgcttatgagtctatgtgcctgaaatatgaactaggcctagagctgccgggtgcctaagagttacttcctgagagcctctatgttgctcaaatatgaccactctctaagccaaactcagcatgtaaatgcattacattccccctagtgtgggacatgactcccagggatgagcctccctggtgctgagggattactaccaagcaccagctggtgatgtaaatagaaaaagaccttgaataaaagagtcaactcagactagcagaatatctcagcccacatgtgggatcatgtgttaaaaactcctttttgaccttgaattaaagggggaaatggcaaaaacaaatgagtttatatgactaagagtcttcaaaaaagagtcaggaggccatTAGAGGGGTTACACGTATGCattcctcaggaggaccccagaaacagccaaagtggatacaaccccaggtactgattctcctgagggctatggaggcccacagggatatggtcatggcagatagctctggagctcagtaccatgtcagtgggccctactttggaatttgtggccctgagtgtgatggagttagattcagatgtgacctttctacacatgccttttctgtcacttttactgaacctttggttggtgctagcgttggtgtatactcaggagacttgaatctctggactgtccttgtgccagctgggccctgagcctcagcagagttgcaactcctactctctggttcgttggacttacataggtcatctaacagggaggtgaagatggtcaatcaccaccccagggaacctagggagtctacagctgcaagcaggagaattgcatccatcatccatgtggaatctaagcccctcttgatatagaggtagagtggacatcacaatcccagggcccacagaatggaggaataaaatatggattaaagaggatttactgatactctattataaaacttttgtgactactaatagaagaaattgtatcattgatggggacaaagtgaccacagtagtttctgagggcaacttcccactccctagtgggaagaagaaatgtgatgagggggcctttttgggactttggagttgtcctaaatgatattgcagggtctgatgctggacattatatatcctgccataacccactgaatgtacggggggagagtgtgagctacagagtaaactattatccacatggtgcagcaatgcttcaaaatgtgttcatcgagtgcgatgagtgtgccacaatgatgggggaggttgttagtgtgggaggagtggggtgggggatggggggcataggagaatctcttatgtttttttttgtaatgtaacctTTTCGgtaatgtatgtatcttcaaaaaaatacaacttacaaaaatgatgggggtggggagtagtgTGTGGGTTATATgaaaacctcatgtttttttaaatgtaacattctatgtgatctattaactttaataaaaatttaaaaaaagactacatTAGTAATTTATAGGCATTTAGAATGAGATTCCACTTgcaaatatatttgttttgtaaacagcataaTCACTGCATATATATACTCTGAGTGTGCATCTCATTTATACTAACTCTCCTTAGAAAGGATATATTCTGCTTAGTTCTAATTGAAGTatcataaattccaaattaagtTTCACCATTTTGAGAAAAACTCTGTCTCAAGTACTGATACCTTCAGCCATGTTTTCTACTTACATATGTATACATGGTTAAATTGTGTGtgcttgtgcttttgtttttctgaagtCTATAACAATCTACTGCTAATAACAGATACACAAAGGTGCTGTGTAAAATTATATTCTTTCTTACTACTTACTCTAAAATTCATTGTATGCTTATAACTTATGTTAATTGTTTTTAGAAGAGCTATACATTATTCAACTCAattcaatatatttatataaatatttatttggattTTGCTATATAAAAGGAATTACACTAGCCAATATATAAGATATAAAGGTAAGCAAGAAATACAATCTTTTTCAACGTCTTTCAATGCAGAAAGTCATTTTTACTTGGATAATTCTGAGACAGAGATCATCAATTCTAATGCAACTTGTTGAAAATTAGGGattcagcgtgggacatgacacccggggatgagactccctggcaacgagggaccactatcaactaccaactgatgatgcaactggaaaatgaccttatacggaaggttcaatgtggatcagcagaatatccatgtctacataaaataccatgactttaaaatgctgtttgacctaaagtaagggggaaatggaaaggagaaatgagtttatatggctacgagtttctaaaaaagagtctggaggctggcagaaggattgccctcatgcacaactgagc harbors:
- the PTCHD4 gene encoding patched domain-containing protein 4 isoform X1, whose amino-acid sequence is MCFLRRPGAPARWIWWRMLRQVLRRGLQSFCHRLGLCVSRHPVFFLTVPAVLTITFGLSALNRFQPEGDLERLVAPSHSLAKIERSLASSLFPLDQSKSQLYSDLHTPGRYGRVILLSPPGDNILLQAEGILQTHRAVLEMKDGRNSFIGHQLGGVVEVPNSKDQRVKSARAIQITYYLQTYGSATQDLIGEKWENEFCKLMRKLQEEHQDLQLYSLASFSLWRDFHKTSLLARSKVLVSLVLILTTATLSSSMKDCLRSKPFLGLLGVLTVCISIVTAAGIFFITDGKYNSTLLGIPFFAMGHGTKGVFELLSGWRRTRENLPFKDRVADAYSDVMVTYTMTSSLYFITFGMGASPFTNIEAVKVFCQNMCVSILLNYFYIFSFFGSCLVFAGQLEQNRYHSIFCCKIPSAEYLDRKPVWFQAVMSDGHQQTSHHETNPYQHHFIQHFLREHYNEWITNIYVKPFVVILYLIYASFSFMGCLQISDGANIINLLASDSPSVSYAMVQQKYFSNYSPVIGFYIYEPLEYWNSSVQEDLRKLCSGFTAVSWMEQYYQFLKVSNISANNKSDFISVLQSSFLKKPEFQHFRNDIIFSKAGDENNIIASRLYLVARTSRDKQKEIMEVLEKLRPLSLSKSIRFIVFNPSFVFMDHYGLSVTVPVLIAGFGVLLVLVLTFFLVIHPLGNFWLILSVTSIELGVLGLMTLWNVDMDCISILCLIYTLNFAIDHCAPLLYTFVLATEHTRTQCIKSSLQEHGTAILQNVTSFLIGLVPLLFVPSNLTFTLFKCLLLTGGCTLLHCFVILPVFLTFFPPSKKHHKKKKRAKRKEREEIECIEIQENPDHVTTV
- the PTCHD4 gene encoding patched domain-containing protein 4 isoform X2 — its product is MRRPGAPARWIWWRMLRQVLRRGLQSFCHRLGLCVSRHPVFFLTVPAVLTITFGLSALNRFQPEGDLERLVAPSHSLAKIERSLASSLFPLDQSKSQLYSDLHTPGRYGRVILLSPPGDNILLQAEGILQTHRAVLEMKDGRNSFIGHQLGGVVEVPNSKDQRVKSARAIQITYYLQTYGSATQDLIGEKWENEFCKLMRKLQEEHQDLQLYSLASFSLWRDFHKTSLLARSKVLVSLVLILTTATLSSSMKDCLRSKPFLGLLGVLTVCISIVTAAGIFFITDGKYNSTLLGIPFFAMGHGTKGVFELLSGWRRTRENLPFKDRVADAYSDVMVTYTMTSSLYFITFGMGASPFTNIEAVKVFCQNMCVSILLNYFYIFSFFGSCLVFAGQLEQNRYHSIFCCKIPSAEYLDRKPVWFQAVMSDGHQQTSHHETNPYQHHFIQHFLREHYNEWITNIYVKPFVVILYLIYASFSFMGCLQISDGANIINLLASDSPSVSYAMVQQKYFSNYSPVIGFYIYEPLEYWNSSVQEDLRKLCSGFTAVSWMEQYYQFLKVSNISANNKSDFISVLQSSFLKKPEFQHFRNDIIFSKAGDENNIIASRLYLVARTSRDKQKEIMEVLEKLRPLSLSKSIRFIVFNPSFVFMDHYGLSVTVPVLIAGFGVLLVLVLTFFLVIHPLGNFWLILSVTSIELGVLGLMTLWNVDMDCISILCLIYTLNFAIDHCAPLLYTFVLATEHTRTQCIKSSLQEHGTAILQNVTSFLIGLVPLLFVPSNLTFTLFKCLLLTGGCTLLHCFVILPVFLTFFPPSKKHHKKKKRAKRKEREEIECIEIQENPDHVTTV